The following DNA comes from Triticum aestivum cultivar Chinese Spring chromosome 3D, IWGSC CS RefSeq v2.1, whole genome shotgun sequence.
cgatgaagattatccatggttacggcgcaataagcaaatgacacaagcgaagaaaaaatgaagactttctcccgcaactattatgatgataccatgccaactttgtaacagacgagtatgataccattgtccgttttgtacacgaagtgcatctagtttttgccgtaaccctctcaactttcttgcacatgctatgtggatgaaatgatgataccatgccaactttcaaccttttcagagttcatttgaaatgcttttcaattttagggtcttatagctcaaaataattagtaaatgcatgaaaaataacaggccaaaaattaaaaattatgccacctactgggccaccacggcctgaatacgattagaaacccatccatgggccaggattcaggcccgcagaaggggtgttgggggacataatcttagccggaggtgatatcttgtcgtatcttaacgacaatgatggtctggaagaacaaggtgaagaagcaggctacggtgatcgaagagtggaggaggaaagacatgattatgatggctccggtgacccaatgctggtgcaagaaggagcccgtggtgacggctccggtgaccgaacagagtccggccaggtaaatatattagttaagcctgtgctgactagctaattgatgcattcattgttttggtatgtacacatattaattaacactcgtcttttttcttttttctagccctccggatcgagcacaactgcggtaaagagacgaggcccgaagagaaagttgcgctcggatgaaaggtttgagatcacagcaatcgcacgcgacggccaaccgattgaacccatccggacaaaggatgcatttgctgctcagtgcggggttctagttagggacaagatcccgatcaacatccaccaatggtataagcctaagaaggaagaccctgaggtgtcttatgtcaatgatatgcagaaagatgatctttggactgagctgaaggcaaatttcaccctaccgccagaggaggatccagagaagccagttaaagaggaattaatcaagtctcatgctcttaagaagatggcagacctattcaggaggtggaagaatgagctgaaaacgtttttcgacaaagaagagacaccagaattcatcggccggtatgagaagatcagagatcactggcccgcatttgtggcccacaagacatcggaaaaggtaagaagatgtcagcgacaaacaagaagaatgctgcgaagaagaagcttcaccatcgcacggggtcaggtggctacctcaaagcctggcctaagtgggccaaggctgagaatgatctgcttgaaaaagggatcgaaccacagacaatgaactggacagaccgttgccggacttggttcttcggggctggcggaaccttggaccctgtatcagggaggtgcatttggacgaacgagcttttgagaataccagtcaagaagattcagcaatatatcgatgcagcgcaggaagggacgttcgttccagacagagagaacgacgagctcacaatggccctcgggaatcctgagcaccctggacggacacgaggcacgccaggctccgttccgtggaaggctggttttccggacgcaggcggttacaaaagccaggagaggaggaaaaaaatggagcagacccaaattcagaagctgcacgaaagggttcaagcgctagaggaacgagacagcaatcgacatgccaaaactacccccgaagctaccccgccatctcagcggagaagcagcgtggcttccaccgagctgcttcagctggagcatgtcttgacggctcctgctagctaccccgtggatgctatcacggagtctcaacattgccaccttatggcgcaatggcagaacttcaaagccaaggcggctgttggctctgttttacctcctgaacccggcgcaacctaccactgctggccgattccagaaggatatgctagggtgatggtggatgaaataacggagggatttgaggacctccagcttgaccaccctaccggtgaaggggagactcggctgggtttagctctgaagactccgtgcctatggcggaaggagctcatcaaccttccgaactggacggctccggcgagtaagggcactccgcatcctcctccggcgagtgatcagggcactcagcctccttctccggcgcgtggcggcactccgcctcctcctccggcgagtgatcagggcactcagcctccttctctggcgcgtggcggcactccgcctccttctccgcctgcgccggcgcgccagagcagccagcctcctccttctccgccttgtcagcaagggcggaagagacccgccgccgctgcggctgctccggcgcgtcgtagtccttctcctccgcctcgtaagcaaggaaagaagacagccgcagccgctccgtctgctctggcggcgtctagcagtacagctgctagaggcgggaggcaatacagattcggtccttctttgaagactccagagaagttaccataggagaggaccgaggaggaaaccaggaagatcgtgcgagccgaagtgacaaacttctttgaaggggtgaaagcaaagaaacatccacctccggaggagaaggtagatccggtgaaagcaaagcgcactctggctgccctgacaaaaccaccaaagtctccgccgagaggcaactatgagcgcattcttgcaaagacatatgccgaagcggagcggtcgggaagtactgtcagtgatcaaaggttaaaagaacgacgagctgggaaaaaaattgcccagctcggcgaacaagcgaaccaatcgtgccccccgctcaaggtgtcaaaagacatcgtcgctaatgatccgaggatggtggccggttatagcaatcttggagattacctgtccgacgatgtacattatgaaatcatggaggtggacgaacacaaataccattacgggaagcctctcgtcaaagatgaaagatctctaacaatgatgatgcgaagattacatgattggtacatgaaaacctgcagagagtctgatgggatgagtactttgacgctgagagttaaaccggagcatgacctcattggaattgaactgctgaatgttccatttgaggatttcttccagttttacaatcaaaaggccctcgataaaacaacgatcacttgctactgtctgtaagtagtactacttctgtcattaagtctctctatataggtcagctctttcattgcatgtatttataattatcctcactatattatgcagattgaagatcgccgaattgaagaaaagacaaatcggtgatattgggttcattaacacaaatctcatagatgcatatacggttgaaaaacatgccaaagaagccgaggccaacttgctacgatcgttggtattaaatcaaaacaaagatataatactctttccttacaacttcaagtgagtgttactgtcttgtgcatattcggtttcccttattagtccaggttatggtaatgtaattgatgacttatgcatgcatgcgcagcttccactatattctcctagagattaagcttgagcagggagtagtaaccgtcttagactcgagacgaaaagatccccaggactatgcgaacatgactcaaatgctcgagaagtaagttaaatcgatcattatccaccatatcagcaactttgttcatttcctgatatcaagtaattgttttctttgtctggcagggtttggagaaaattcaccacaaaagctccgggactgccgaagaagctgcaatttaaacacccgaaagtaagtactatagtagcatgttccgcgcatctcctagtgattcaagcgctagtttcatcaataccatttagcatgcttgcttatcagtttgattgacctctatttcttgtaaagtggttgtggcaggaacccgggaataattactgtggatactacgtttgcgagtccatccgctacacgacctgtgagcggggctattctgacgaacaatatgaagtgcgtaagcaataatattcacaattttattttattaccatcatttgtgttgagtttcatttattcatatatatatatatatatatatatatatatatatatatatatatgtattcacccccttcttcaaattagatgtttcagatgcgggatgaactcctagcaccagatcgtatgcgagcaattcaagaggaattggcggcattcttccttgaccacgtgatcgctgaaaacggagaatattatatggaccctgtgttcttacaatttaattaggagattgtattgtaagagataattattgtatatatgtagccgatagtgtcggatagatatacgagaacttgttgttcgaccaatctctcggagaaggagaggtggtcgatatcacttctctctgtatgcatatgttcatgacgatcttctgtttccttcatttgattactagctagcgtgtctagtcctctccatacgtatatagtacgtagtgtcgaccaagcacagagataagagaggacacttctctctattaattagttagctaacacaatatatgaaacacctaaattaaccccccaaccccccccccccctttcaaaaaaaaacaaaaaccccagcccctaaaatgctgacgcgtggatgcctattggtcccggttggtgacaccaacagggacaaaaggccctgcctattggtcccggttggtggcaccaaccgggacaaaaggcccccctgcctgggctggcagcagcggccacgtggaagaccttctgtcccggttcgtgtaagaaccgggactaaagggttagggctttagtaacgaccctttagtcccggttcgaaaaccgggataAAAgtcccttacaaaccggggtaaaagccccttttcctactagctTATGTAGTTAGACCGGTTGAGGTACAACATTACATGTTGACTATAGGCACATGTTTATTATATGTAAGCTGGTAATTAAAGTGGCGTTGTTGCTACTCTGTATAAGATGATCATTAGCCATATAATGCCAATTTGTGATAGCTCCTTGTATTGCTTCAGTTTTAATTAAGTAATCTGGAGCAGGGTATGTGTTGTGTTCAAATAATAACGAAAGATGTTTTCTCTTGTGCCGCAAAATATATCTCAAACCATTCTCCTTTTTGTTTTCAAAGGACAAAGCACTCCTCTAAAATGATTACTTCATTTTGAATTACATTGTTATTTCTTTCTGCGGACAACAACATTTATAAGAGGGAATGTGTAAACCGCAATTAGACATGCAAATGCTTCATGTGATCGGCTACAGGATTACTTCATTTTGAATTAGACAAGTAGATAGTGAGGCATGTAAACCGCAATTAGAACTGTAGAGAATGATTGGCTACAGGATTACTTCATTTTTAATTACACTATTAAACCGTCTCTTCACTGTCTACCCGCTTTGAATTACACTGTTAAACCGTCTCTTCACTATCTACCCGCTTTGAGAGGGTTGATTACAAAGTCGTACTCATACTATGCAAATGCTTCTTGTGATTGCATTGGCTAAACTATATAATTGTGGCAGGCTCCTATATCACGGCATTAAAGGAGCTGGGCAACAGGACGACCCGAGAAAGCTATCAAATATTAATTTATAGTGCAGCTACTTACAATATGTGGCTCCATTGGTCTATGTAATGACCCAATGTATCTACTATGTGACGACCCCATTGTGTTGGTTTACTTTTGGAGCAAAAATGTATCTACTATGTGACGACCCCTTGCATTGATTGGACAGATGCTACATATTGAGCATAATTTatgatatatatataaaggaaatgCAATGCTTATGATGTTAGTTTGATGCATTGAAGTGATCCATTTTCAGCTACTCTTGCAGCAATAGATGCTTTCTTTACACGACGGGTTAATATGTTGAGCAAGGCACTGTGCACCAAGGCGCATTTCCTATGGCAGCATGTAAGCCAGTTTCTAAAATCATTTCCTATGGCAGCTACAGAATATATCAGTACTTAAGCAGTATATGTGCTCTTCTCTGCAGCTATTGATTGTTGTTGCGAATCTTGAAGGATACGCTTCAGTCTTCAGTCTTATGCCTCTTATAATCCCGTTGCCATATGCATTTCACCTTTAATTGGACTATGTAACACTATCATTTATGCTCTCTTTTGGTAGATGCGGTATGTAATAACGAATCACGTCGACCTCTGTCTAAATGCATAGGACTTGGTACCGAGTTATCTGaattcactggtagaaaaaagccctttagtcccggttcgcaaaggcctttagtccaggctgtgcaaccgggactaaatatgcgcgactaaagacccccctcctttagtcgcgcctcttacgaaccgcgactaaaggctttagtcccggttctcgtcgctgaccgggactaaaggcctgtcCACGTGGCcgccaggggtccgtcggggcggaggacctttagtcccggttcttatggctaaccgggactaaaggcctcgttcgcaggtttagggttttagcccccctaaacctggtttctttttaatttgtagtgttttatttcttttatattttattttgtgttttgttttaattttgatgaagtttcagtacacatattctacgatactatatacatgcatatgaaatttcaaacaagaagaattcaagaggaatatataatatatattcaatctcgggtgaccatatacaacttcgaacaagtttccatacacaattaggatggaggaccatatacaacttcgaacaagtttcaatctcgggtatgcatataaatgtctgcgtcctcggtatagtgttctcctttaggattgatgacttccctcaagaaaaatcctgctaattcatcttgaattggtcggaaacgagcttctggactaagcctcctccgcaagttatccgtcgccttccgcacgctatccgatgccttccgctcagaggttagtctccggatgttctcacaaacatagtatccacatagattggtccgcggtggctgcttatccacattaactaaccttctaaaatctagctcatgtttgaattcaccgacaatttcttctgagaaccgtctccaaaccctacagggcaaagaaaattaaatgaacatgggagttattagttacttgatattagaaaatgaacgaaagagaccgatcgatatagagctcaaatgattgaaaataattacttttgcagcatttttctcatgtcggcccaacgctttggatccgaatccatagagtccatgattagaactctggaggtgtgaagttcaatatttagcagaatccagtggaacctgcggacacgttacatgcacagtcatgcataactcatcgattagatataccatgcatggagtaaacaaaagagaatgggcacaagagagaaacactcacccaaaatggtaaggaaatagaatatgacttttgagttgatgctttctaagaaacttgtacaagtctttctccacgtcttcggggtgatattgtaacacatgtccattaacgatatgtgggtcaatgaacccaacatcatggatgtttcttattttgcattcccaaatcttcaatctgcataatagcgtacgcaacaatatagttaggacaatatatatagtgcaggcaatgaagaacgagataaggttgaaataaatcacttacagaacgtagcaactcagcatagatttgtcgaggtcgcgcagattgaacagctggaacaattcactcatatgaacttgtatagagtaccgtttggtgtgatgctcctctgtaacatccgcataaatatattctttgtcggcccatgttatgaattgcttgtaccaacgtagcagatttcgcatttgtggcgaTAGACTCttctcccgcgcaggctcgacgagaggcccattccgcacatattgtaatgctatctcacatactggcgcatcctcaaggccaaTTGCCCAGTACTAAATATATATAGCTTGCTTTTGGACTGAAGCATTCTGTTTTTTACTGGGCCAATTGCTATGTATTGAATGTGTATATATCGACGCAATGCTTCTGACCTAAACTTGATATATTAGATGATAAACACAACTACATTATGCAGTTTTTTTTTTATATTTGCGATGCTTCAATACCTGTATTAGCGGGTTGGATATGACTATATCCGGCAGCAGCAGCACCGCCTGCCGGTTGCGGCAAGCCGCACTTCCTACCTAGTAATAAACAATGCGTCAGCTGGCGTCGCACGCGGCGGTCGcctggaagaaaaaaaaagaattcgGAGGATGCCTGCGTGGAGAAAACAACATAGTGGGGCTGGCTGGATAGTCTCGTACGTGTACGGGTTTGCATGCTGCCGCGATTCGATTCGAAacacctttttcttttctttctttcgaTTCGTTTGACAACAGGGAGATCCCTTTGGAGGCCACGTTTCCCCTTGGAGATCCAATCGATCGATCGACGTTCTGAACAGTGAGTCAACGCGCGGATGGATCATATGTGCCTGTAGGGCTTTTCATGTGTAATAACTTTACGAAAAAACTAACGCTCACACGTGTGGGCATTTGCACATCACCCACACTCCTCCATcatcactcattttgccacgtatgaacagatgacataagcagaaatctttttgatttttggtttaaaaatgttttatctcctaattaaaaaaacgaattaaaaatccgttttcatcattaaatccgtcttgacgagatcttcaaaactaaaccccatgttgatatgtttcgacgaaattttttagcccaaaagttgccatgatgtttacactgtagttgccatagtgcttaaactaaagttgccatgtggcaattttagtttgtagatcatggcaattttagtttttcgaTGATGGCAATTCTAGTACTTTGACCCTTaaaatatttttttgtatgaaccatggaaattttaagtgcatgtatcatggcattTTTAATTTATGGTGCATGgaaagtctagtttcttaatttcccgttttataatatgtcaaagtttacttttaaatatagaagaaaatagctgaaatatatcatggcaactttagtgtaaacatcatgcaaaattcatgtgcaatagacacggcaacttttaacaaaaaaattacgtcgaaatatattgatatgagatctagtttcgatcTCGTTGCGAGGGATTTAAttgtgaaaacggatcttcaattggatttttcatttaagagataaaacattttaaaaacagaaaatccaaaaagattacgaaatcactaacgcccacacgtgtgggcgtctgGCAACTCGCCCATACGCATGGATCCTTGTCCAACCAATTATGCACGAATCTTGGCGCCTTCTAGcagtttttgtgtgccacgtaggactaagctggtgtgtgagcattcatccggtcgcccacaattcctttttcaccacacggggggtggtgtgtgggcgtttagcaattcgcccacacaccagttttcacaCACGCAGaggggggctggtgtgtgggcatttatcacttcgcccacacgcccgtctacTCGCCCACACCCAAAAGCTGGCAGTTCCCATGTGTTTCTGTAGGGTACATAGCAACTGCCCTAgctttgcttgtaagcagatggcaactctcttttatccgagttgccatgtgtttttgcatggttcatggcaactgccctagcgtgcacgtaagcagatgtcaactctttctctttacatggcaactgccctagcgtgcttgtgagcacatggcaactctcttttttacccgaacatgtttttttgccatgccttttttgtagtgctacatggcaactgcctagtgttagtgggtggcaactcctaaagttttgaaatcatggtaactgcagtagaccagaccatacatggcaactgcagttgaccaaccatggcaactgtagttgtccgacatggcaaccgaagttcagcgacatggcaactacagttaagcgaacatggacgagggtctggaccatggcaactgcgggacgcgcggtgactgtcacgtggggcgtgcgggaccacgaggtacgaggcctgatgtacggggcgtgtgggcgttatctatttcgcccacacgcacgcgtgtgagagggatcgggagggaaaaaagatgtgtgggcattacttgttttgcccacatgTAGGTGTGTGAGCTGTTCCTCTTATttaccacacaaaatgtgtgggcagaccccctaacgcccacacgtgtggcacttatcggcgtccaaagatttccacatgcatgcatgcggtgacatggcgTAGTATGTGTACtatagggcgtgtgggcgggtttgactcccaccacacgtgtgggcattagcgTTGTCCTAACTTTAATAATCTAGGGTACCAGCACATTGTTACCGCTTCCTTTTGGATTATTCTGTAATCTGTACCTTAGTTAGCCGCGAGGTTCGATTCCTCGATCATTGGAATTCTGGAGCTCACTTTTACAAATTTTACCATGTAGTATTTTTTTTACCATGTAGTATATCATGTGTATCATCAGAAATATATGTTGCATTCAAAAAAGAATAGTTTGCCGTGGAAACCTGTAATTTCGACCTTGCGTGCATAGCACATGGATCGTAACTCGTAAGCCACAAGTAAAATTTTCCGTTCGAAAACTTGGTTCCGTACCTGCCAAGTTTTCCACTCCCTTTTTACATGACACCAGTACAGACAAATTCAACCATCTATGGCCGTAAAATCTTGCATATAAAGCACGGCAGGGGACAGGTTTAACCTTCGTCGGAACCGAGAACACCCCGAGCTGTCGTGATCATCGTTCATGGACCACACGGAGGCTCTGCCGGACGACGTGCTCGCAGCCATCCTCAGCCGCCCCACGCGGCGGGACCTGGCGGCTTGCCGCCGCGTGCGTAGGGTGTGGCTCGCCATCGTGGAcgggcagcggctgctgccgcgcAACCACCACCTGCCGGACTCGGTCGAGGGGATCTTCACCAACTACTGCAGCTACGACCGCCCGCACTTCCTCGGCCGCCCCTCCACGCGGCACCCCGGCGTTGACTACGGCAATCTGCACTTCCTGCCCGGCTACGCGGAGGACAACAACAAGATCCTGGACCACTGCAACGGCCTCCTCCTCTATGGCGACGGCTACAACCTCTCCAACTGTGGCGGCATGAGGGTGTTTTGCGTGGTTAACCCCGCCACACGACGGTGGGAGCGCCTCCTGGGGACGCCTGACGAAGAAAGCTCCACCGCGTACCTGACGTTTGATCCTACAGTGTCGCCGCACTACACAGTGTTCTTGATACAACCTAAGGATCTAGGACTGTTCAACGTGAGGGACTGCGAGTCGGCAGAAGTATTGCCAGAACAGCTCATCGAGGAAAACTTCACGATAAGTTGGTCTTCACGGAGCACGAGCATGGACATGGAGGCGCCACCACACTCGACCGAATGGCCGCCGCCTGAGTTGGTGCTAGATGTTTTCTCATCGAGCACGGGACAATGGCAGAGGAGGTCCTTTGCTAGGGAAGGTGGTGCTATGACGAGAGCTGTAAATTTGCGGGGTAGAGTGTGGTTCATGTACATGTTTCTGGTGTCAACATGCAGATGGCGCTACGGCGTGTACTGTCATGGAGCATTACATGTGCTACTTTACGGCGGTGCATTTGTCACCAGGTAAACATCATGACAGAAGCGTATGAAATTAAATTTTCTTGCCAACTCTAGTATTCATACTGCTTATAATTTACATTCGAATTGTTGTTGACATTTTTGTAGGTTCTCATTGCCTAGTGGCAAATATAAAGTAATAAGAACTCCAATAGATGCCAATGAAGGCAAAGTTAGGAGGCATTATCTCGGAAGATTGGAGGAGGATGTGTACTTTGCAAAGATCCATGATCAAATCCGGATTTGGACCCTGAGTGAATCAAGCGGTCAGGTAGACTGGGTGTTCAAGAATAGCATTGACCTTGcaaatatatcttcactcagcccgaAAGGAATTTGCAAGCCTTGGATCTTAGATAACAATCATGTTCTCGACAAATATGGAAATAACAAAAGCCTAGCGGGGCAATGTTTTGATTGGAGCTGGGACGATGATAATATTCTTAACACAAATGAGCGTGGACATCTTCGTGGAAACTTTCTAATTGGATTTCATCCCTGTAAAGAGACAGCCTTCTTCTTGGTGGGGTATTATGATGTAGTGGCTTACCATTTGAACACCTCAAAAGTTCAGTACATAGGTTATCTCCGTCCAAACTCTGACTGCCCAACATTGGGAATAGACGAGTCATTTCTATACACACCTTGCATGATCGGAGATATTCCACTAAGTGCCTACTCCAATAAAAATGAAGAGGAAGCAGATGATGAATATGAATACgaatatgaagatgatgatgaagattaaGATTAGTGTACATATATCTATGTCCCAACCTTGCTTTATGACTGCTATCTATTTGCTCTCATTTGTTTTACGTTTATagtcttctcagtttgtttgtCATCAATTGTGTCTGGTACCTTCTTATGTTTTTCATACATAGGTGTACATGTAAACACCATGACATGCATAAGATCGATGAGTACCCCAAATCTTGCTAATATTTTTATTGAAATATACTTAGCGATAAATCACGACTGGACATGGTATCACGCGAGGATGTAATCCTGCCGGTCAGCTCCCACGTGATTCATGCAATTTTAATACACAAAGCGCGTATACTAATATCTCTT
Coding sequences within:
- the LOC123075609 gene encoding uncharacterized protein; this encodes MDHTEALPDDVLAAILSRPTRRDLAACRRVRRVWLAIVDGQRLLPRNHHLPDSVEGIFTNYCSYDRPHFLGRPSTRHPGVDYGNLHFLPGYAEDNNKILDHCNGLLLYGDGYNLSNCGGMRVFCVVNPATRRWERLLGTPDEESSTAYLTFDPTVSPHYTVFLIQPKDLGLFNVRDCESAEVLPEQLIEENFTISWSSRSTSMDMEAPPHSTEWPPPELVLDVFSSSTGQWQRRSFAREGGAMTRAVNLRGRVWFMYMFLVSTCRWRYGVYCHGALHVLLYGGAFVTRFSLPSGKYKVIRTPIDANEGKVRRHYLGRLEEDVYFAKIHDQIRIWTLSESSGQVDWVFKNSIDLANISSLSPKGICKPWILDNNHVLDKYGNNKSLAGQCFDWSWDDDNILNTNERGHLRGNFLIGFHPCKETAFFLVGYYDVVAYHLNTSKVQYIGYLRPNSDCPTLGIDESFLYTPCMIGDIPLSAYSNKNEEEADDEYEYEYEDDDED